The genomic segment GCGAGCCGGGTCTACTTCGCGACCTGTAGCGAAGGGCTGGCCCGCGACGTGGCAGCCCTGCTGCTGCGCTTCGGGATCGTGGCGCGGCTGCGGGCGGTCCCGCAGAAAACCCGTCCTGTCTGGAACGTGGACGTGAGCGGCACCGACGCGCAACTCGCGTTTTTGGAGCGGATCGGCACCTTCGGGCCACGCGCGGGGGCGGGCGAGCGGCTGCGGGCGCTGCTGGAGTCGCGGCCGGGCAACACCAATGTGGATACCCTTCCGGCGGAAGTGTTTGACCGAGTACGGGCCGGAATGCGCGAGCGGGGCCTGACCCACCGGGCGATGGCCGCCGCACGGGGCACGGCCTATGGGGGAACCTCCCACTTCCGTTTCGCCCCGTCGCGCTCGGTGGTGGCGGAATATGCCGAAGTGCTGGACGACGCCACGCTGCGTGAGTGGGCACAGAGCGACCTCTATTGGGATGAGGTGGTCAGCATTACGCCCGCCGGGGAGGAAACGGTCTACGATCTGACCGTGCCCGGCCCGGCGTCCTGGCTGGCCGATGGGTTGGTCAGCCACAACTCGGGTGCGATCGAGCAGGACGCCGACATCGTGATGTTCATCTACCGCGACGAGTACTACAACAAGGAAACCGACCAGCAGGGCATCGCCGAGATCATCATCGGCAAGCAGCGCAACGGCCCGGTCGGGACGGTGCGGCTGCAATTCCACTCCGCCCACGTGCGCTTCAACGATCTCGCGCCGGAGGGCATCTGATGCCAGAGGACGTGAAGGGCGCGGCAGCGAGCCAGGGGAACAACCAGCGGCGTCGGCGTCGGCGTCGTTCGCCCCGGCCCCCGGCCCCGGCGGGTCCCGGTCAGGTGTCGGGGGCCACGGCGGTCCCGGTGCCCGCTGCTCCCCAGAAGCGCGGGCAGAAGCGGGCGCTCGCCGCCCCCCGCATCGGGGTGGGCTGCATCGTGCTGCGCGGCGACGAGATTCTGCTGGTGCGCGAACGGGGCCGCTGGTCGCTCCCCAAGGGGGGCCTGGAGACGGGCGAACTCGTGCAGGAGGGCGCCCGCCGCGAAACATACGAGGAAACCGGGCTGGTCGTGGAACTGCGCGACCTCGCCTTTATCGTGGAGTTTCAGGCGCAGACGTGGGGGCATCACCTCCAGTTCTTCTACACCGGGCGGGAGGTGGGCGGCAGCCTCGCCCCGCGCGACCCCGACCGCGACGTGCAGGAGGCCCGTTTCGTCCCCATCCGGCAACTGCGCGAGTTCATCCGCTTCCGGCCCCGGCTGGTCTCGCTGGAAACGTGGCTGCGCGAGCGGCGGCCCCGGCACTTTGTCTTCAACCTCGACAAGGAACCCGCCATGCTCCGCAAGCGGCGGCGGGTGGGCGTGGGTGCGGTGGGACCCGACCTCTCCGACGATCCGACCGACGAGGCCGACCTCTAACCCGCCCCCACCTCGTTCTGCT from the Deinococcus sp. NW-56 genome contains:
- a CDS encoding NUDIX domain-containing protein; its protein translation is MPEDVKGAAASQGNNQRRRRRRRSPRPPAPAGPGQVSGATAVPVPAAPQKRGQKRALAAPRIGVGCIVLRGDEILLVRERGRWSLPKGGLETGELVQEGARRETYEETGLVVELRDLAFIVEFQAQTWGHHLQFFYTGREVGGSLAPRDPDRDVQEARFVPIRQLREFIRFRPRLVSLETWLRERRPRHFVFNLDKEPAMLRKRRRVGVGAVGPDLSDDPTDEADL